The genomic interval GTTCAGTTTCTCAAGAGATTCTATCTTTCCGCCCTCTATGTCATACCAACAAAGCTGTTGACGCAGCTCAGGGTGTTGTTGCAGACAAAGTTTCATCAGTAACCAATCTCCGTTCCTGGAATACGCTATCGGAGACTGAAATGTGCCTTCTTTTAGTTCAAATGAAAAGAGCTTTGTCCAAGACTCCTTTACACCATATTCCTTCATCACCCATTTATCTACACGTCCGCGATAGTAAATTCCGACACAAAGACAACCTCC from Rutidosis leptorrhynchoides isolate AG116_Rl617_1_P2 unplaced genomic scaffold, CSIRO_AGI_Rlap_v1 contig448, whole genome shotgun sequence carries:
- the LOC139883768 gene encoding F-box protein CPR1-like, with product MLGGCLCVGIYYRGRVDKWVMKEYGVKESWTKLFSFELKEGTFQSPIAYSRNGDWLLMKLCLQQHPELRQQLCWYDIEGGKIESLEKLNNLMPKTFSAKVMVESLVSLEHVMQEEAN